In Mycolicibacterium alvei, a single window of DNA contains:
- a CDS encoding acetyl-CoA acetyltransferase, with translation MTLPRTLDPRTPVLIGYGQVNLREENPDVEPVDLMIAAAREAADPRVLEVVDSVRIVNLLSWHYRDPGLLLAQRIRADKAATRYTGVGGNVPQSLVNEACLDLQGGRAEVVLIAGAETWRTRSRLRAAGTKPDWTRQDESVPEAPGAHDGVPMAGEAEMRIKLDRPAYVYPMFEQALRIAGGETSEEHRSRIGELWSRFSAVAADNPHAWSQEAVPAEQIWKPGPGNRMISWPYTKLMNSNNMVNQGAVLILTTVEKATYLQIPTDRWVFPYAGTDSHDTYAIGERAELYRSPAIRIAGRRVLELAGVGVDDVDFVDVYSCFPSAVQVAAAELGLPLADPARPLTVTGGLTFAGGPWNNYVSHSIATMAEILVANPGTRGLITANGGYLTKHSFGIYGTEPPTHEFRWQDVQSEVDAEPTRALQVDFTGTGTVESWTTPVGRDGTAERAFLAVRTPDDGRTLARIVDESQAVATMTQDIAGATVQVHADGSATLL, from the coding sequence ATGACCCTCCCCAGGACTCTCGACCCACGCACCCCGGTACTGATCGGCTACGGCCAGGTCAACCTGCGTGAGGAGAATCCGGACGTCGAGCCGGTCGATCTGATGATTGCGGCCGCTCGGGAGGCCGCCGATCCGCGGGTACTGGAGGTTGTCGACTCGGTACGCATCGTGAACCTGCTGTCCTGGCATTACCGCGATCCGGGTTTGCTTTTGGCGCAGCGCATCCGGGCTGACAAGGCAGCGACACGCTATACCGGGGTGGGTGGCAACGTCCCGCAGTCGTTGGTGAACGAGGCCTGCCTGGATCTGCAGGGGGGACGGGCCGAGGTAGTGCTGATCGCGGGCGCCGAGACGTGGCGCACCCGCAGTCGCCTGCGCGCCGCCGGGACCAAACCGGACTGGACGCGTCAGGACGAATCCGTGCCGGAGGCACCGGGTGCGCATGACGGTGTGCCGATGGCCGGTGAGGCCGAGATGCGGATCAAGCTGGACCGTCCGGCCTACGTGTACCCGATGTTCGAACAGGCACTGCGCATCGCGGGCGGCGAGACCAGTGAGGAACACCGCAGCCGGATCGGCGAGCTGTGGTCACGGTTCAGCGCGGTAGCGGCCGACAATCCGCATGCCTGGAGCCAGGAGGCGGTGCCCGCCGAGCAGATCTGGAAGCCGGGTCCGGGCAACCGGATGATCAGTTGGCCCTACACCAAGTTGATGAACTCCAACAACATGGTCAACCAGGGTGCGGTGTTGATCCTGACCACCGTCGAGAAAGCCACGTATCTCCAGATTCCCACCGACCGTTGGGTTTTCCCGTACGCGGGGACGGATTCGCACGATACCTACGCGATCGGCGAGCGGGCCGAGCTCTACCGGTCACCGGCGATCCGGATCGCCGGACGGCGCGTTCTGGAACTGGCCGGGGTGGGCGTCGACGACGTCGATTTCGTTGACGTGTACTCGTGCTTCCCGTCGGCGGTCCAGGTGGCGGCGGCCGAACTCGGTCTGCCACTGGCAGATCCGGCCCGACCGCTGACGGTCACCGGTGGGCTGACCTTCGCCGGCGGGCCGTGGAACAACTACGTGTCCCATTCGATCGCCACCATGGCCGAGATACTCGTGGCCAATCCCGGGACCCGCGGGTTGATCACCGCCAACGGCGGTTATCTCACCAAGCACAGCTTCGGCATCTACGGCACCGAACCCCCGACCCACGAATTCCGTTGGCAGGACGTTCAGTCCGAGGTAGATGCCGAGCCCACCCGGGCACTGCAGGTGGACTTCACCGGCACCGGCACGGTGGAATCGTGGACCACCCCGGTCGGCCGCGACGGCACCGCGGAGCGCGCCTTCCTGGCGGTGCGGACCCCTGACGACGGACGCACGCTGGCCCGGATCGTCGACGAGTCCCAGGCGGTGGCGACCATGACCCAGGACATCGCCGGGGCCACGGTGCAGGTTCACGCCGACGGCAGCGCGACCCTGCTCTGA
- a CDS encoding helicase HerA domain-containing protein codes for MELQHREALSALRLTWAPTADDLWHSQGALHVRGLHDRPMADVIAAFGDAERETDSSPLGVVVRGPAGSGKTHLLGQVREQVQTGGGYFFLVELLDATGFWQSARAGILESLGRPGSERETQLKDLLWELSSVAHISRANRRAVIGDDDLTPEILSDFVNALHKVHRHTVKRAHHTLRALVLLGSGDLELQDIGEAFLTGSGEREAWGLPAPTLTAQESVRDISRLIALAGPSVLALDQIDTLLAQSTERTDTAGAQPGNTDLEHIAHGLMSIRQTMRRTVGVVACLPAAWEAIQDRATATVQDRFRTTALLQGLPTPDVGRAILERRFTASYASTGFTAPYASWPILPSAFDEATQYTPRQLLKRVDTHVRRCLERDTVEELSQLTAEVDTPQPAGGNSAPGDTGELDRRFAEYRRRAVTVAALDPDGEDTTMPGLLSAALDAWITELGEAGQAFRPDPLPGQRVVLHGRLRQTLDAATDDERHWAFRAIASGNAVAVQNRIRKAWEATGFNADRRQLFLLRNTAWPKGAKTAVMVAEFEAAGGRVLPMNEDDVRTMTALRDLIDDNDPDLPEWLRRLRPAHGIGWLRAALGEVAGDPPPPAQIDVEAELATGPIRIPPPVPVIEHSPTAVTLGTESPGGRPVSVDLAALRKHTAIFAGSGSGKTVLIRRLIEECALRGVSSIVLDPNNDLSRLGARWPENPPGWNPADDERADAYFDNAEVVVWTPRRSTGRPLSFQPLPDFASVIDDDDEFSDAVESAVAALESRALIAGNTAKAERSRAVLREALRFYGAGPSVSLGGFIDLLDNLPADVSALGGAQKLAAELAQNLRAATVNDPLFGGTGTAADPGVLLTPSPGYRARVSVISMAGLTSDQQREGFVNQLQMALFAWIKRNPAGDRPLGGLLVMDEAQNFAPSSHTTACTHSTLALSSQARKYGLGLVFATQSPRGLHNHIPGNATTQFYGLLNSPAQIAVAREMARVKGGHVPDISKLRSGQFYLALEGNAFHKIQTPWCLSHHPPSPPTTDEVLALAAQSRVALPSA; via the coding sequence ATGGAGTTACAGCACCGCGAAGCGCTCAGTGCGCTTCGCCTGACCTGGGCGCCGACCGCCGACGATCTGTGGCATTCGCAGGGCGCGCTGCACGTGCGCGGGCTGCACGACCGGCCGATGGCCGATGTGATCGCGGCCTTCGGCGATGCCGAACGCGAAACCGACTCCAGCCCGTTGGGCGTGGTGGTCCGCGGCCCGGCCGGATCAGGTAAGACCCACCTCCTCGGTCAGGTCCGCGAGCAGGTGCAAACCGGCGGCGGTTACTTCTTCCTGGTCGAACTGCTCGATGCGACCGGCTTCTGGCAGTCCGCCCGCGCCGGCATCCTGGAAAGCCTGGGCCGGCCCGGCAGCGAGCGCGAGACCCAACTCAAAGACCTGCTGTGGGAGCTGTCCTCGGTCGCCCACATCTCCCGGGCCAATCGCCGCGCGGTGATCGGTGACGACGACCTGACGCCCGAGATTCTCAGCGACTTCGTCAACGCACTGCACAAGGTCCACCGCCACACCGTCAAACGCGCGCACCACACCCTGCGCGCGCTCGTCCTGTTGGGCTCCGGTGATCTCGAGCTGCAGGACATCGGCGAGGCGTTCCTGACCGGCAGCGGCGAACGGGAAGCCTGGGGACTGCCCGCGCCGACGCTCACCGCGCAGGAATCGGTCCGTGACATCTCTCGGCTGATCGCCCTGGCCGGGCCCTCGGTTCTCGCGCTCGACCAGATCGACACGCTGCTGGCCCAGTCCACCGAGCGCACCGACACCGCCGGCGCCCAGCCAGGCAACACCGACCTCGAGCACATCGCACACGGCCTGATGTCGATCCGGCAGACCATGCGCCGAACCGTCGGCGTGGTGGCCTGTCTGCCCGCAGCGTGGGAGGCGATCCAAGACCGGGCCACCGCCACCGTGCAGGACAGGTTCCGCACCACCGCACTGTTGCAGGGCCTGCCGACCCCCGACGTCGGTCGCGCCATCCTGGAACGCCGATTCACCGCCAGCTACGCCTCGACCGGGTTCACCGCGCCGTACGCGAGCTGGCCGATCCTCCCCTCGGCGTTCGACGAGGCCACCCAGTACACACCGCGCCAGCTGCTCAAACGGGTCGACACCCATGTCCGGCGCTGCCTGGAACGCGACACCGTCGAAGAACTGTCCCAACTGACCGCCGAGGTGGATACCCCGCAACCTGCCGGGGGCAACAGCGCACCCGGAGACACGGGCGAACTGGACCGCCGTTTCGCCGAGTACCGGCGTCGCGCGGTGACAGTTGCCGCGCTCGATCCCGACGGCGAGGACACCACCATGCCCGGCCTGCTGTCTGCAGCGCTGGACGCGTGGATCACCGAACTCGGCGAGGCCGGGCAGGCGTTTCGCCCCGATCCGCTCCCGGGCCAACGGGTGGTGCTGCACGGGCGGCTACGCCAGACCCTCGATGCCGCCACCGACGACGAACGGCACTGGGCGTTTCGCGCCATCGCATCCGGTAATGCCGTGGCGGTGCAGAACCGAATCAGAAAGGCTTGGGAAGCAACGGGTTTCAATGCAGACCGGCGCCAGCTGTTCCTGCTGCGAAACACCGCGTGGCCCAAGGGTGCCAAAACCGCCGTGATGGTCGCCGAGTTCGAGGCGGCCGGTGGCCGGGTGCTGCCGATGAACGAGGATGACGTGCGCACGATGACGGCGCTGCGCGACCTCATCGACGACAATGACCCCGACCTGCCCGAGTGGCTGCGCCGCCTCCGCCCGGCCCACGGGATCGGCTGGCTGCGTGCCGCCCTCGGGGAGGTTGCAGGTGATCCGCCGCCCCCGGCCCAGATCGACGTGGAGGCCGAACTCGCGACCGGGCCGATTCGTATTCCGCCGCCGGTACCGGTGATCGAGCACTCACCCACCGCGGTGACCCTGGGCACCGAAAGCCCCGGCGGGCGCCCGGTCTCGGTCGATCTGGCCGCACTGCGCAAACACACCGCGATCTTCGCCGGCTCCGGGTCAGGCAAGACCGTGCTGATCCGGCGGCTGATCGAGGAGTGCGCGCTGCGGGGCGTCTCGTCGATCGTGCTGGACCCGAACAACGACCTGTCCCGGCTCGGCGCCCGTTGGCCCGAGAATCCGCCGGGATGGAACCCGGCCGACGACGAACGCGCCGACGCGTATTTCGACAACGCCGAAGTGGTGGTGTGGACACCGCGCCGGTCGACGGGTCGCCCGTTGTCCTTCCAGCCGCTCCCCGATTTCGCCAGTGTCATCGATGACGACGACGAGTTCTCCGACGCCGTCGAATCCGCCGTCGCCGCACTGGAATCCCGCGCCCTGATCGCCGGCAACACCGCCAAGGCCGAGCGGTCCCGTGCGGTGCTGCGCGAGGCGCTGCGGTTCTACGGTGCCGGCCCCTCGGTATCCCTGGGCGGCTTCATCGACCTGCTCGACAATCTGCCCGCCGACGTCAGCGCGTTGGGCGGGGCGCAGAAGCTCGCCGCCGAGCTGGCCCAGAACCTGCGCGCGGCGACCGTCAACGATCCGCTGTTCGGTGGTACCGGGACCGCCGCCGACCCAGGGGTGTTGCTGACACCGTCGCCGGGCTACCGGGCGCGGGTGTCGGTGATCAGCATGGCCGGTCTGACCAGCGACCAACAGCGCGAAGGATTCGTCAACCAGTTGCAGATGGCGCTGTTCGCCTGGATCAAGCGGAACCCGGCCGGGGACCGGCCGTTGGGGGGGTTGCTGGTGATGGACGAGGCACAGAACTTCGCACCGTCCAGCCACACGACCGCCTGTACCCACAGCACCCTGGCGCTGTCCTCGCAGGCCCGAAAGTACGGGCTCGGACTCGTGTTCGCCACGCAGTCCCCGCGCGGTCTGCACAACCACATCCCGGGCAATGCCACCACGCAGTTCTACGGTCTGCTGAACTCCCCCGCCCAGATCGCGGTGGCCCGGGAGATGGCCCGGGTCAAGGGTGGCCACGTACCCGACATCAGCAAGCTGCGCTCAGGACAGTTCTATCTTGCGCTGGAAGGCAACGCCTTTCACAAGATCCAGACGCCCTGGTGTCTGTCACACCATCCGCCCAGCCCGCCGACCACTGACGAAGTGCTCGCCCTGGCCGCTCAGAGCAGGGTCGCGCTGCCGTCGGCGTGA
- a CDS encoding NAD(P)/FAD-dependent oxidoreductase: MTTSSTIAIVGGGLAGAKAAEALRDNDFDGHVVLFAAEDHLPYERPPLSKEYLAGKKKLDDFTVDPAAWYRDHNIDLRLGTEVTAVDAAAHTLALPDGTTVGYDKLLLATGSASRRPPIPGSDAAGVHYLRTFDDAAALSAALTPGSTLAIVGGGWIGLEVAAGARGRDVNVTVIEAAHLPLLAALGAEVGEVFAQLHREHGVDLRLDQSVQEITTENGTATGLRLGDGSTVTADAVLVAVGAAPNIGLAENAGLAIAEGGVLVDASLRSSDPDIYAVGDIAAAQHPFFGTRIRTEHWANALKQPAVAAAGMLGKHAEYAELPYFFTDQYGLGMEYVGHAPEYRRVVFRGDVAGREFVAFWLDADNRVLAGMNVNVWDVLDDVKALIRSAAPVDPERIADPAQPLSVG; encoded by the coding sequence ATGACAACGTCGTCCACAATTGCGATCGTCGGCGGTGGCCTGGCCGGTGCCAAGGCAGCTGAAGCACTGCGGGACAACGACTTTGATGGCCATGTCGTGCTGTTCGCCGCCGAGGACCACCTACCCTACGAGCGTCCGCCGCTGTCCAAGGAGTACCTGGCCGGCAAGAAGAAACTCGACGACTTCACCGTCGATCCGGCAGCCTGGTACCGCGACCACAACATCGACCTGCGGCTGGGCACCGAGGTCACCGCCGTCGACGCCGCCGCGCACACGCTGGCACTACCCGACGGCACCACCGTCGGCTACGACAAGCTGCTGCTGGCCACCGGGTCCGCCTCCCGCCGGCCACCGATTCCGGGATCCGACGCCGCGGGGGTGCACTATCTGCGGACGTTCGACGACGCCGCGGCCCTGAGCGCGGCACTGACCCCGGGTTCGACGCTGGCGATCGTGGGCGGTGGCTGGATCGGGCTGGAGGTCGCCGCCGGGGCGCGCGGCCGCGACGTGAATGTCACCGTCATCGAGGCCGCACACCTGCCGCTGCTGGCCGCGCTGGGCGCCGAGGTGGGTGAGGTGTTCGCCCAACTACACCGTGAGCACGGGGTCGACCTGCGCCTGGACCAGTCGGTGCAGGAGATCACCACCGAGAATGGCACCGCCACCGGGCTACGACTCGGCGACGGCTCGACCGTCACCGCCGACGCGGTGCTGGTCGCCGTGGGTGCCGCACCGAACATCGGACTCGCCGAAAACGCCGGGTTGGCCATCGCCGAAGGCGGGGTGCTCGTCGACGCATCGTTGCGCAGCAGCGACCCCGACATCTACGCCGTCGGCGACATCGCCGCCGCGCAGCATCCTTTCTTCGGGACGCGGATCCGCACCGAACACTGGGCCAACGCGCTCAAACAGCCCGCGGTGGCGGCGGCGGGGATGCTGGGCAAGCATGCCGAATATGCCGAACTGCCCTATTTCTTCACCGATCAGTACGGCCTCGGCATGGAGTACGTCGGCCATGCCCCCGAATATCGGCGCGTCGTTTTCCGCGGCGACGTTGCTGGGCGTGAATTCGTCGCGTTCTGGCTCGACGCCGACAACCGAGTTCTGGCGGGCATGAACGTCAACGTGTGGGACGTCCTTGACGACGTCAAAGCGCTGATCCGGTCGGCGGCGCCGGTCGATCCGGAACGCATCGCCGATCCAGCGCAGCCGCTGTCCGTCGGGTAG
- a CDS encoding DUF998 domain-containing protein produces MTPDPRPADVRVTSALLAAGVVAGLVLTAVSYTLTFTRPGFDPARHANSMLALGDWGWVQSVDFVVCGLLLIAFGAGVWRVAAGIRSGRIAAVCVALYGLLAGVVAGLNPTDPGSGFPPGSRSVGEPSTSATVHGVAGGLGFLAMTCGCFELARYFARSGDRVWAVMSATIGVAVLTVLSYMASAQTETFDYVPTWVVGTLLWLYVAGVAARLLRSHRNAHVGAQ; encoded by the coding sequence GTGACCCCCGACCCGCGCCCGGCAGATGTCCGGGTCACCTCGGCCCTGCTGGCCGCCGGTGTGGTGGCCGGCCTGGTGCTCACCGCGGTTTCGTACACCCTGACGTTCACCCGACCTGGCTTCGACCCGGCCCGTCACGCCAATTCAATGCTGGCACTGGGGGATTGGGGCTGGGTTCAGTCGGTCGACTTCGTGGTGTGCGGCTTGCTGCTGATCGCGTTCGGGGCCGGGGTCTGGCGGGTGGCCGCCGGCATCAGGTCGGGCCGCATCGCGGCGGTGTGTGTGGCGCTCTATGGCCTGCTGGCCGGTGTCGTGGCGGGGCTGAACCCGACCGATCCGGGGTCCGGGTTCCCGCCGGGTTCTCGCAGCGTCGGCGAGCCCAGTACCTCGGCGACGGTTCATGGCGTGGCAGGCGGACTGGGCTTCCTGGCCATGACCTGCGGATGTTTCGAGTTGGCAAGGTATTTCGCACGCAGCGGCGATCGGGTGTGGGCGGTGATGTCGGCAACGATCGGGGTCGCGGTCCTGACCGTCCTCTCCTACATGGCTTCCGCGCAGACCGAGACGTTCGACTATGTGCCGACCTGGGTGGTCGGAACGTTGCTGTGGCTGTATGTCGCAGGTGTGGCGGCGCGGCTGCTGCGCTCACATCGCAACGCACACGTCGGCGCCCAGTAG
- a CDS encoding oxygenase MpaB family protein, protein MNSTTANRISITRRTSRWSDDDVTIADAMDLWGFAAGAANVIMQLSAPGVGYGVVESTVDSGNLLKHPWKRARTTLSYLAVAILGNAEDRAAFRSAVDVAHRQVRSGPASPVQYNAFDRDLQMWVAACLFAGLEDVYQLLRGQMTDAQAEQFYRSAITLGTTLQVSEQQWPPTRSDFDTYWDTACGRVQMDDVVRRYLHDLVDLRMINPLLRIPFRPLLKFLTTGFLAPVFRDAVGFGWGPGRQRLFEWLFRAVAFGNRFLPVFIRQGGSYLLLADVRRRMASDKALI, encoded by the coding sequence ATGAATTCCACCACCGCCAACCGGATCTCGATCACCCGGCGCACCTCGCGCTGGTCCGACGACGACGTCACCATCGCCGATGCCATGGACCTCTGGGGGTTCGCCGCAGGTGCGGCCAACGTGATCATGCAACTGTCCGCGCCGGGCGTCGGCTACGGCGTCGTGGAGAGCACCGTGGATTCGGGCAATCTGCTCAAGCATCCGTGGAAACGCGCCCGCACCACCTTGAGCTACCTGGCGGTGGCGATCCTCGGCAACGCCGAGGATCGGGCGGCGTTCCGCTCGGCCGTCGACGTGGCTCACCGGCAGGTCCGGTCCGGGCCGGCAAGTCCCGTCCAGTACAACGCCTTCGACCGCGATCTGCAGATGTGGGTAGCGGCGTGTCTGTTCGCCGGACTCGAGGATGTGTACCAACTGCTGCGTGGCCAGATGACCGACGCGCAGGCCGAGCAGTTTTACCGGTCTGCCATCACACTGGGCACCACCCTGCAGGTCAGCGAGCAGCAGTGGCCGCCCACGCGGTCCGATTTCGACACGTACTGGGACACCGCGTGCGGGCGGGTCCAGATGGACGACGTCGTCAGGCGGTATCTGCACGACCTGGTGGACCTGCGGATGATCAACCCGCTGCTGCGGATACCGTTCCGGCCGCTGCTGAAGTTCCTCACCACCGGGTTTCTGGCGCCGGTGTTCCGGGATGCCGTCGGCTTCGGTTGGGGCCCGGGCCGGCAGCGACTGTTCGAATGGCTGTTTCGGGCCGTGGCTTTCGGCAACCGGTTCCTGCCGGTGTTCATCCGCCAGGGCGGCAGTTACCTGCTGCTGGCCGATGTGCGCCGGCGGATGGCCTCCGACAAGGCGCTGATCTGA
- a CDS encoding TfoX/Sxy family protein has translation MTFDPDLADRIRELTASENGVDEKRMFGGLAFLVNGHLAVAASRDGGLMVRLSRDDADKLLQRDHVEPMVMGGREMRGWLRVAGPGIKTKRQLQPWVARGVDYAKSLPPK, from the coding sequence TTGACCTTCGACCCGGACCTGGCCGACCGCATCCGCGAGTTGACGGCGTCCGAAAACGGCGTCGACGAGAAGCGCATGTTCGGCGGGCTGGCGTTCCTGGTCAACGGGCACCTGGCCGTCGCAGCGTCCCGCGACGGTGGCCTGATGGTGCGCCTATCCCGGGACGACGCCGACAAGCTGCTCCAGCGCGACCACGTCGAACCCATGGTGATGGGCGGCCGGGAAATGCGGGGCTGGTTACGCGTCGCGGGTCCCGGCATCAAGACCAAACGCCAGCTCCAACCGTGGGTCGCCCGCGGTGTCGACTACGCCAAGAGCCTGCCACCCAAGTAG